The Candidatus Woesearchaeota archaeon genome contains a region encoding:
- a CDS encoding winged helix-turn-helix transcriptional regulator, with protein MYKLDEQEKTIVKELIKNSRISDNQISIKTSIPLKTVNRKRKLLEERGFLYYLCYLNNTDTGTGSFRARTLLITVFRDGITRKSLTERFEKSDKAMKFFTKHIFMTQVGEYEGNVALLMQVESRRPEDIIEIYNAELVSELQDVFGANCIKKTINIPVRTTLRAVRNYLPGLNIERGRIKEDWPDENIFVDE; from the coding sequence ATGTATAAATTAGACGAACAGGAAAAGACAATTGTAAAAGAGCTGATTAAGAATTCAAGGATATCAGATAACCAGATTTCCATAAAGACAAGCATACCATTGAAAACCGTAAACAGGAAAAGGAAGCTTCTTGAGGAAAGGGGCTTTTTGTATTACCTTTGCTACCTGAACAACACTGACACAGGGACAGGCTCGTTCAGGGCAAGGACACTTCTTATCACCGTTTTCAGGGATGGGATAACAAGAAAGAGCCTGACTGAAAGGTTTGAAAAAAGCGATAAGGCCATGAAATTCTTCACAAAGCACATATTCATGACCCAAGTGGGGGAATATGAAGGTAATGTTGCTTTGCTGATGCAGGTTGAAAGCCGCAGGCCTGAAGACATAATAGAGATCTATAACGCAGAGCTGGTTTCTGAGCTTCAGGATGTTTTCGGCGCGAACTGCATTAAAAAAACTATAAATATACCTGTCAGGACCACACTAAGGGCTGTCAGGAATTATTTGCCGGGCCTCAATATAGAAAGAGGCAGGATCAAGGAGGACTGGCCTGATGAGAATATCTTTGTAGATGAATAA
- a CDS encoding glycosyltransferase yields MRVLMFGWEFPPMSSGGLGTACYGLTKGLSQEGIEISFVLPYADDNTNGEFVKLIPTSSIRKVKIIGINSLLHAYATSSQYHNHLLRFKKNSRQRKLYGEDLFKEAYRFAIKASVIAEHEAFDMIHCHDWMTFEAGIRAREISGKPLIVHVHATEFDRTGGNVNQRVYDIERKGMHAADKIIAVSSFTKSKIIGHYGIQPDKVEVVHNAVELKYTDYGENFKVNNKDKVVLFLGRITMQKGPDYFIQAAKKCLEFDPGIKFIIAGTGDMEGYIIEKAAELGIADKVLFAGFVSNDDLDKMYQMADVYVMPSISEPFGITPLEAMKNGTPVIISKQSGVCEVLNHCLKVDFWDINQLADKILAVLKYEEMSNELKKHGSFEIRKFDWKIPARKCIGVYNKLLNGAVTA; encoded by the coding sequence ATGAGAGTACTAATGTTTGGCTGGGAGTTTCCGCCTATGAGTTCAGGCGGCTTAGGTACAGCCTGCTATGGACTCACAAAGGGGCTGAGCCAGGAAGGCATTGAGATCAGCTTTGTGTTGCCTTATGCTGATGATAACACCAATGGCGAGTTTGTTAAATTAATACCAACAAGTAGCATAAGGAAGGTAAAGATTATAGGCATAAACTCCTTATTGCATGCGTATGCGACTTCCTCACAATACCATAATCATCTTCTGAGATTCAAAAAAAACAGCAGGCAGAGGAAATTGTACGGCGAAGACCTTTTTAAGGAAGCATACAGGTTTGCTATTAAAGCGAGCGTTATAGCGGAGCATGAGGCTTTTGACATGATTCACTGCCATGATTGGATGACATTTGAGGCAGGGATTAGGGCGAGGGAAATTTCAGGAAAGCCTTTGATTGTGCATGTCCATGCCACTGAATTTGACAGGACAGGGGGCAATGTTAACCAGAGAGTGTATGATATTGAAAGAAAAGGCATGCATGCAGCAGATAAGATAATAGCTGTATCTAGTTTTACCAAGAGCAAAATAATTGGACATTACGGCATACAGCCTGATAAGGTAGAGGTTGTCCATAATGCTGTAGAGCTTAAATACACGGATTACGGTGAGAACTTTAAGGTAAATAATAAAGACAAGGTGGTATTGTTCCTGGGCAGGATAACGATGCAGAAAGGGCCTGATTATTTTATCCAGGCAGCCAAGAAATGCCTGGAATTTGACCCTGGGATAAAGTTCATAATAGCGGGGACAGGGGATATGGAAGGCTATATAATCGAAAAGGCTGCAGAGCTTGGGATAGCAGATAAAGTGCTATTCGCGGGATTTGTATCTAATGATGACCTGGATAAGATGTACCAGATGGCTGATGTTTATGTGATGCCGAGCATCTCAGAGCCTTTTGGAATTACTCCCCTGGAGGCCATGAAGAACGGTACTCCTGTTATAATATCCAAACAGAGCGGGGTCTGTGAAGTTTTAAACCACTGCCTTAAGGTGGATTTTTGGGATATTAACCAGCTCGCCGATAAGATACTGGCTGTACTCAAATATGAGGAAATGAGCAATGAGCTGAAGAAGCACGGCAGCTTTGAGATCAGGAAATTTGACTGGAAAATTCCTGCAAGGAAATGCATAGGGGTTTATAATAAGCTATTGAATGGGGCTGTTACCGCATAA
- a CDS encoding alpha-amylase has translation MVSICFYFQVHQPYRLRNYSVFDIGRNNDYFFHDKNREVLRKVAKKCYLPTNKLMLKMLNSCPELKVSYSFSGVVLDQFEEYCPDVLRSFQNLVDTGQVEVLDETYHHSLAFLYSKEEFKEQVRMHRNKIREIFSYSPDIFRNTELIYNNELAKFVEGMGYKGILAEGADHILGWRSPNFLYKPVTCSAIKLLLKNYKLSDDIAFRFSNKGWKEHPLTVPKYAKWINSINGNGNVANLFMDYETFGEHQWADTGIFRFLEALPAELLKHPHNNFMTPSEICSRYEPVSELDIHNLISWADVERDLSAWLGNNMQKSSLSKIYEIEEDVKKLGNEKLIDSWRKLQTSDHFYYMCTKWFSDGDVHKYFNPYGSPYDSFIAYMNILNDINSRLAAFKSDEIQEMPVVR, from the coding sequence ATGGTAAGCATATGTTTTTACTTTCAGGTGCACCAGCCATACAGGCTGAGGAATTATTCTGTTTTTGATATAGGCAGGAATAATGATTATTTTTTCCATGACAAGAACAGGGAAGTGCTGAGAAAAGTGGCAAAGAAATGCTATCTCCCCACGAATAAGCTGATGCTGAAGATGCTAAACAGCTGCCCTGAACTTAAGGTAAGCTATTCTTTTTCGGGGGTTGTATTGGACCAATTCGAAGAATACTGCCCGGATGTGTTAAGAAGCTTCCAGAATCTTGTCGATACAGGACAGGTTGAAGTTCTTGATGAGACATATCACCACAGCCTGGCTTTTCTGTATTCTAAAGAGGAATTTAAAGAGCAGGTAAGGATGCACAGGAATAAAATCAGGGAAATTTTTTCTTACAGCCCTGATATATTCAGGAATACTGAGCTGATATACAACAATGAGCTGGCAAAATTCGTTGAGGGGATGGGCTATAAGGGAATATTAGCAGAAGGAGCTGACCATATTCTGGGATGGAGGAGCCCAAATTTCTTATACAAGCCTGTGACATGCAGTGCTATTAAGCTGCTGCTGAAAAACTACAAGCTTTCAGATGATATTGCTTTCAGGTTTTCCAACAAAGGATGGAAGGAGCATCCCCTGACAGTGCCGAAATATGCAAAGTGGATTAATTCTATAAACGGAAACGGAAATGTGGCCAACCTTTTCATGGATTATGAGACATTCGGGGAGCATCAGTGGGCTGACACGGGCATATTCAGATTTTTAGAAGCATTGCCTGCTGAGCTATTGAAGCATCCCCACAATAATTTTATGACACCAAGCGAGATATGCTCCAGGTACGAGCCTGTTTCTGAGCTTGATATCCACAACCTTATATCATGGGCGGATGTAGAGAGGGATTTGAGCGCATGGCTGGGCAACAACATGCAGAAATCCTCCTTAAGCAAGATCTATGAAATCGAGGAAGATGTCAAGAAGCTCGGAAACGAGAAGCTCATAGACAGCTGGAGGAAGCTTCAGACTTCGGATCATTTCTATTATATGTGCACTAAATGGTTTTCCGACGGCGATGTCCACAAATACTTTAACCCTTATGGAAGCCCCTATGACAGCTTTATTGCTTATATGAATATATTAAATGATATTAATTCCAGGCTAGCTGCTTTTAAGTCGGACGAAATCCAGGAGATGCCGGTGGTGAGATGA